One window from the genome of Loxodonta africana isolate mLoxAfr1 chromosome 14, mLoxAfr1.hap2, whole genome shotgun sequence encodes:
- the LOC100677037 gene encoding zinc finger protein 345: MAALATPPVSPAEGTRLGFALPEAGIQWHDQEEGAQSEELTPQQEAPEETESWGTQGEPQDQLPARPCNRGQSAGRPAGPLRKTAAWQTYAGEEWSCRYGPRSKGSPASHLGNPQKDTAGGALDECGPTMYDPELGGPAARGRSQEPALEVQSPEECRKASPRRAAALRHPRAPGEEKPHKCRDCGKAFGRRSDALKHQRIHTGEKPYACGECGRAFVHSSHFTQHLRAHRGEKPFTCPECGQAFSQSSNLAQHRRVHSGERPYACAECGRAFSRSSFLREHRRIHTGEKPYECGICGRTFRALSGFFRHQRVHTGEKPFRCTECGRAFGLSSHLIQHQQVHSPEGRPYPCGSCGRSFACRSDAAKHQSIHRGQKPYACSDCGKAFIHSSHVVRHQRIHNGERPYACKECGKTFGQSFNLVRHQRVHTGEKPYECADCGKAFSQRSDAAKHQRIHRGERLYACRECGKTFGHSSNVVRHRRTHHGENPYECKECGRAFSQSSNLAQHQRVHSGERPYACAECGRAFSRSSFLREHRRIHTGEKPYECGVCGRTFRALSGFFRHQRVHTGEKPFRCTECGRAFGLSSHLIQHQRVHSPKGALTG; this comes from the exons ATGGCTGCTCTGGCCACACCTCCAGTCTCACCTGCAGAGGGGACACGGCTAGGCTTTGCTCTTCCAGAGGCTGGTATCCAGTGGCACG ACCAAGAGGAGGGCGCTCAGAGTGAGGAGCTGACTCCCCAGCAGGAAGCGCCGGAAGAGACAGAGTCCTGGGGCACCCAGGGAGAACCACAGGACCAGCTACCTGCCAGGCCCTGCAACAGGGGTCAGAGTGCAGGGAGGCCGGCAGGGCCGCTACGAAAGACTGCTGCATGGCAGACCTACGCCGGGGAGGAGTGGAGCTGCCGATATGGGCCCAGAAGCAAAGGCAGTCCCGCATCGCACCTGGGGAACCCCCAGAAAGACACTGCAGGTGGGGCCCTCGATGAGTGTGGCCCTACTATGTATGACCCGGAACTGGGGGGTCCCGCAGCACGCGGCAGGTCTCAGGAGCCAGCTCTGGAGGTCCAGAGCCCCGAGGAGTGCAGAAAGGCCTCCCCTCGTCGGGCCGCTGCGCTCAGGCACCCGCGGGCGCCCGGTGAGGAGAAGCCTCACAAGTGCCGGGACTGCGGGAAGGCCTTTGGCCGCAGGTCGGACGCCCTGAAGCACCAGCGCATCCACACGGGCGAGAAGCCGTATGCGTGCGGTGAGTGCGGACGGGCCTTCGTGCACAGCTCGCACTTCACGCAGCACCTGCGCGCCCACCGCGGCGAGAAGCCCTTCACCTGTCCAGAGTGCGGTCAGGCCTTCAGCCAGAGCTCCAACCTGGCGCAGCACCGGCGCGTGCACAGCGGCGAGCGGCCCTACGCCTGTGCCGAGTGCGGCCGCGCCTTCAGCCGCAGCTCCTTCCTCCGTGAGCACCGGCGCATCCACACCGGGGAGAAGCCCTACGAGTGCGGCATCTGCGGCCGCACCTTCCGCGCGCTCTCGGGCTTTTTCCGCCACCAGCGCGTGCACACGGGCGAGAAGCCCTTCCGCTGCACCGAGTGCGGCAGGGCCTTTGGCCTGAGCTCGCACCTGATCCAGCACCAGCAGGTGCACAGCCCAGA AGGGCGGCCGTATCCGTGCGGCAGCTGCGGCCGGAGCTTCGCGTGCCGCTCGGACGCGGCAAAGCACCAGAGCATCCACCGCGGCCAGAAGCCGTACGCCTGCAGCGACTGCGGGAAGGCTTTCATCCACAGCTCGCACGTCGTCCGGCACCAGCGGATCCACAACGGGGAGCGGCCCTACGCCTGCAAGGAGTGTGGGAAGACCTTCGGCCAGAGCTTCAACCTCGTGCGCCACCAGAGGGTCCACACGGGAGAGAAGCCGTACGAGTGCGCCGACTGCGGCAAGGCCTTCAGCCAGCGCTCGGACGCCGCCAAGCACCAGCGCATCCACCGCGGGGAGCGCCTGTACGCGTGCCGCGAGTGTGGGAAGACCTTCGGCCACAGCTCCAACGTCGTCCGGCACCGGCGGACCCACCACGGGGAGAACCCCTACGAGTGCAAGGAGTGCGGCCGCGCCTTCAGCCAGAGCTCCAACCTGGCGCAGCACCAGCGCGTGCACAGCGGCGAGCGGCCCTACGCCTGTGCCGAGTGCGGCCGCGCCTTCAGCCGCAGCTCCTTCCTCCGCGAGCACCGGCGCATCCACACCGGGGAGAAGCCCTACGAGTGCGGCGTCTGCGGCCGCACCTTCCGCGCGCTCTCGGGCTTCTTCCGCCACCAGCGCGTGCACACGGGCGAGAAGCCCTTCCGCTGCACCGAGTGCGGCAGGGCCTTTGGCCTGAGCTCGCACCTGATCCAGCACCAGCGGGTGCACAGCCCCAAGGGGGCCCTAACGGGGTGA